AGTCAGTGAATTTATGGAGGAAGTAGAGAGCAGGGATTTAAGTGGAGAAGTCATGGTTACAAATACGGGATGTTTCGGTATATGTAATAGAGGACCAATAGTGGTGGTCTATCCAGAAGGTATATGGTATGGAGGAGTCACTGCAGAAGATGTAGAAGAGATAATGGACAAACATATTGAAGAGGGAGAAGTAGTAAAAAGACTTCAAATATAAAATAATACAAGATAGCTGTACATATAT
This window of the Clostridium kluyveri DSM 555 genome carries:
- a CDS encoding 2Fe-2S ferredoxin, giving the protein MVNPKYHIFVCTSSRVNGKQQGFCFSKESVDIVSEFMEEVESRDLSGEVMVTNTGCFGICNRGPIVVVYPEGIWYGGVTAEDVEEIMDKHIEEGEVVKRLQI